In Candidatus Kaistella beijingensis, a genomic segment contains:
- a CDS encoding DUF6909 family protein — protein MVNSRARETTEAIERLYVSMRHLFYRGFFKPSGISGESLRSLLMTINPEIYGTMSVPNKIELNGLLYVLDRLPEGIEECSFIHLTSDEGFEKGSFEVIVPKKRRRNCYRIDEHQMNIEVLLGRSEIYDILTHLTFLYIEADKIKNLAFVADENDKPTRTWRIIEEVAKGEKKFSRKEKEVALIHLSALLGRTFDETLDAYNNFGDDKNPDRLFKIIYHLGNVSFNDYKKIREREVHFTAILRERIGHHFFGEKWANKVKQVLAENNLQMRPLHIISANMHSVKNMLYGNDALGRKATKSVDYKMYEEISNKKALQEKVLEHSQKAGLIYIDDQSGSNIDVQIIDLAKTDLKNTPFSGLKFSGEDVVMVFDYAFGEQAYEIMDELLRPYDYNGEIYTMKVRSISIMGKAGILMGGKGDIMIPTSHVFEGTADNYPFHNALQLADFEDDELKAFEGGMVTVLGTSLQNKDILRYFMDTSWKAIGLEMEGAHYQKAIQVASKIRHHISEDLFVMYAYYASDNPLETGSTLSSGGLGLTGVKPTYLITYRILEKILESSKTVAKK, from the coding sequence ATGGTAAATTCACGAGCACGCGAAACTACAGAAGCTATTGAGCGACTTTATGTTTCGATGCGTCACTTATTCTATCGCGGTTTTTTCAAACCATCCGGAATCTCCGGCGAAAGTCTTCGGTCTTTGTTAATGACCATCAATCCTGAAATTTACGGCACAATGAGCGTTCCCAACAAAATAGAACTGAACGGTTTGCTATATGTTCTCGACCGACTTCCGGAAGGAATTGAGGAGTGTTCATTCATTCACCTTACTTCGGATGAAGGTTTTGAAAAGGGAAGCTTTGAGGTGATCGTTCCGAAAAAGAGAAGGAGAAACTGTTACCGAATCGATGAGCATCAGATGAATATTGAGGTTCTTCTTGGACGTTCAGAGATTTACGATATTTTGACGCACCTTACTTTCCTTTATATTGAAGCGGATAAAATTAAAAACCTTGCTTTCGTTGCCGATGAAAATGATAAACCGACAAGAACTTGGAGAATCATTGAGGAAGTGGCGAAAGGCGAGAAAAAATTCAGCAGAAAGGAAAAAGAAGTGGCTTTAATTCATCTTTCTGCACTTTTGGGAAGAACTTTTGACGAAACTTTGGATGCTTATAATAATTTCGGCGACGATAAAAATCCTGACCGTCTTTTCAAAATCATCTATCACCTTGGAAATGTAAGCTTCAACGATTACAAAAAAATCCGTGAAAGAGAAGTCCACTTCACAGCGATTTTAAGGGAAAGAATTGGTCACCACTTTTTCGGTGAAAAATGGGCAAATAAAGTAAAGCAAGTTTTAGCGGAAAACAATCTGCAGATGCGACCTTTACACATTATTTCCGCCAATATGCATTCCGTGAAAAATATGTTGTACGGAAATGACGCGCTCGGAAGAAAAGCCACGAAAAGTGTCGATTACAAAATGTATGAGGAAATTTCAAACAAAAAAGCTTTGCAGGAAAAAGTTCTCGAACATTCACAAAAAGCAGGATTAATCTATATTGACGATCAAAGTGGAAGTAATATCGACGTTCAAATCATCGATTTGGCAAAAACAGATTTGAAAAACACTCCATTTTCAGGACTGAAATTTTCAGGTGAGGATGTTGTCATGGTTTTCGATTATGCTTTCGGTGAACAAGCTTACGAAATCATGGATGAATTGCTTCGTCCGTACGATTACAACGGCGAAATTTACACGATGAAGGTGAGATCAATTTCCATCATGGGTAAAGCAGGAATTTTGATGGGCGGAAAAGGAGATATTATGATTCCAACTTCCCACGTTTTTGAGGGAACTGCAGATAATTATCCGTTCCACAATGCATTGCAACTCGCTGATTTCGAAGACGATGAATTGAAAGCGTTTGAAGGCGGAATGGTTACCGTTTTGGGAACTTCGCTTCAAAACAAAGATATTTTAAGATATTTCATGGACACTTCATGGAAAGCCATCGGACTTGAAATGGAAGGTGCACATTACCAAAAAGCGATTCAGGTTGCCTCAAAAATTCGCCATCACATTTCAGAGGATTTATTTGTGATGTATGCTTATTACGCATCGGATAATCCTTTGGAAACGGGTTCTACCCTTTCTTCGGGCGGACTTGGTTTGACAGGTGTGAAGCCGACTTATCTAATTACCTATCGAATTTTGGAGAAAATTTTGGAGAGTTCGAAAACTGTCGCCAAGAAATAA
- a CDS encoding nucleoside deaminase: MFSDEYFMKIALQEAETALEKDEVPIGCIIVSNNRIIARAHNLTETLNDVTAHAEMQAITSAANFLGGKYLQNCTMYVTLEPCVMCCGALNWSQISKVVIGARDEQRGFINKNLSLHPKTEIVSGVLENECSAIIKEFFKNKR, translated from the coding sequence ATGTTTTCCGACGAATATTTTATGAAAATCGCTTTGCAGGAAGCAGAAACCGCACTTGAAAAAGATGAGGTCCCCATCGGTTGTATCATTGTTTCAAACAACAGAATTATTGCAAGAGCGCATAACCTCACCGAAACTTTGAACGATGTCACGGCACATGCAGAAATGCAGGCAATTACTTCCGCCGCCAACTTTTTGGGCGGAAAATATTTGCAGAATTGCACAATGTACGTCACGCTAGAACCTTGCGTGATGTGTTGCGGCGCCTTGAATTGGTCGCAAATTTCTAAAGTGGTCATCGGAGCAAGAGATGAACAAAGAGGATTTATCAACAAAAACTTGTCACTTCATCCAAAAACGGAAATCGTTTCTGGAGTCTTGGAGAATGAGTGTTCTGCGATCATTAAGGAGTTTTTTAAGAATAAGAGATGA
- a CDS encoding type III pantothenate kinase produces the protein MTSIVINIGNTNIRFGLFDDDNCDISWILNTKPYRTSDELQMQFMMMYQTHKIEAENIDKIIIGSVVPQLTHDISRAIEKIHGKKPVIVDRTTHSEVQPKSKQMGTDIYANLVASHYLYPGKKKIILDFGTALTASCIDEKGETLGVIIAPGIITSLNSLVGQTAQLPEIELVKPKRVLGLDTVSCMQSGMVYGFLGMVEGFIDRINDEVQDDCFVVATGGVSHVYKPLTDKIHVADRLHTLKGLYFLGKDL, from the coding sequence ATGACTTCAATCGTAATCAACATCGGCAATACCAACATCAGATTCGGACTTTTTGATGACGACAATTGCGACATTTCGTGGATTCTGAACACCAAACCGTACCGAACAAGCGATGAATTGCAGATGCAATTTATGATGATGTATCAAACCCACAAAATTGAAGCTGAAAATATCGATAAAATCATCATCGGTTCCGTTGTTCCACAATTGACGCACGATATTTCGAGGGCGATCGAAAAAATTCACGGCAAAAAACCGGTAATTGTCGACCGAACAACGCATTCTGAAGTTCAGCCTAAGTCAAAGCAAATGGGAACGGATATTTATGCAAATTTAGTTGCTTCACACTACCTTTATCCCGGAAAAAAGAAAATCATCCTCGATTTTGGTACGGCTTTAACCGCAAGTTGCATTGACGAAAAAGGCGAAACTTTAGGCGTAATCATCGCTCCCGGAATTATTACCTCCTTGAATTCTTTAGTTGGACAAACCGCACAACTCCCTGAAATCGAATTGGTAAAACCTAAAAGAGTTCTCGGTTTAGACACCGTTTCCTGTATGCAGAGCGGAATGGTTTACGGATTCCTTGGAATGGTGGAAGGTTTTATCGACCGAATCAATGATGAAGTACAAGACGATTGTTTCGTGGTTGCAACAGGCGGAGTATCACATGTTTACAAACCATTGACGGATAAAATTCACGTTGCGGATCGGTTGCATACGCTGAAGGGATTGTATTTTTTGGGGAAAGATTTGTAA
- the rodA gene encoding rod shape-determining protein RodA has product MKWAEGLDKLSIFLYLAISLFAVTNIYSVDESLGKKQLIFFCISLVVGGIIFMMRTKFFENFASIIYVLGVLLLIGLFPFGTEILGQKNWYKFGGFTMQPVEFAKIGVALMLSNYVSGPDFNLKYKKSVYTVLAVIGIPAIVVLAIPDVGSLLVFLAFFIALYREGLSGWFFGVIGIIAAVFLISLAINPLYVIGGIAVVFLLIIFLNFYRIHWNVMSVASFLGSFLLLAGLAYGTPKILEKMPKHQRERIEVLYKGEKAFRDTSGYNLLYSKTAIGSGGFFGKGYKEGSVTQGKFVPEQETDYIFCTVGEEWGFFGATLLVIFYAVFIGRIYYLAERQKSIFNRVFGYCFASILLIHFAINLGMVMGLFPTVGIPLPYFSYGGSSFLAFSIMTFIFFKLNYADRNSLV; this is encoded by the coding sequence ATGAAGTGGGCAGAAGGTTTAGATAAGTTAAGTATTTTCCTGTATCTCGCAATTTCTCTTTTTGCGGTGACGAATATCTACAGTGTTGACGAAAGTCTGGGAAAAAAACAGTTGATTTTCTTCTGTATTTCGTTGGTTGTAGGTGGGATAATTTTCATGATGAGAACCAAATTTTTTGAGAATTTCGCAAGTATTATCTACGTTTTAGGTGTTTTGCTTTTAATCGGGCTTTTCCCTTTCGGGACAGAAATTTTAGGACAAAAGAACTGGTATAAATTCGGCGGATTTACAATGCAGCCCGTAGAATTTGCTAAAATTGGAGTTGCTCTAATGTTATCCAATTATGTTTCGGGACCGGATTTTAATTTGAAGTATAAAAAATCCGTTTATACGGTTTTAGCCGTCATTGGAATTCCCGCAATTGTAGTTCTTGCCATTCCCGATGTGGGTTCGTTATTGGTTTTTCTAGCCTTTTTCATTGCACTTTATCGTGAAGGTTTAAGCGGATGGTTCTTCGGCGTGATTGGAATTATCGCTGCGGTTTTCCTAATTTCTTTAGCGATTAACCCTTTATATGTAATTGGTGGAATTGCTGTAGTTTTCTTGCTCATTATTTTTCTTAATTTTTATAGAATCCACTGGAATGTGATGTCTGTAGCTTCCTTTTTGGGATCGTTTCTCCTTCTTGCGGGACTTGCTTACGGAACTCCTAAAATCTTAGAAAAGATGCCGAAACACCAACGTGAACGAATTGAAGTTCTTTACAAAGGTGAAAAAGCATTCCGCGATACTTCGGGCTATAATCTGTTGTATTCGAAAACAGCAATCGGTTCGGGTGGGTTTTTCGGAAAAGGTTATAAAGAAGGTTCGGTTACGCAAGGAAAATTCGTTCCAGAACAGGAAACCGACTATATTTTTTGTACCGTTGGTGAAGAATGGGGCTTTTTTGGCGCAACGCTTCTTGTAATTTTTTACGCTGTTTTTATCGGAAGAATTTATTATTTGGCTGAACGACAAAAATCAATATTCAATCGTGTTTTTGGGTATTGTTTTGCCTCAATTCTATTGATTCACTTTGCCATTAATTTAGGAATGGTGATGGGACTTTTCCCAACGGTTGGGATTCCACTTCCCTATTTCAGTTATGGCGGAAGTTCTTTTTTAGCCTTCTCGATTATGACCTTTATTTTCTTTAAGCTGAATTACGCGGATCGAAATAGTTTGGTGTAA
- a CDS encoding glutamine synthetase III family protein, translating to MSNLRFKALETLSFKDFRKDNEIEVPSKLSELFCQNVFSEETMRSYLTKEAFTSIQNAIKKGTKIQRDVADQIAVAMKDWALSKGVTHYTHWFQPLTGTTAEKHDSFFTPFESDRAIERFSGGMLIQQEPDASSFPNGGIRNTFEARGYTAWDPTSPAFILGTTLCIPSIFISYTGETLDYKAPLLRALHAVDEAATDVCRSYFDKNVTKVTPTLGWEQEYFLVDSALYQSRPDLVITGKTLLGHSPAKGQQLDDHYFGSIPTRVMNFMKELEIKCMQLGIPVTTRHNEVAPNQFELAPMFEEVNVAVDHNSLLMDLMARVAHKHHFHILFHEKPFAGVNGSGKHNNWSLATDTGENLLSPGKNPKKNLQFLTYFVNTIKAVHDYADLLRASIASASNDHRLGANEAPPAIISAFIGSQLFGVLEELEKVTDGKLSPEEKTELKLNVVGKIPEILLDNTDRNRTSPFAFTGNKFEIRAVGSSANCAEVMTVMNTIVAKQLQDFKKEVDALIEGGLKKDEAIFNVLREYIKVSKNIMFEGDGYSDDWAKEAKKRGLNNLKTTPEALKKELDKKFIQLYEELGIYSHREIEARNEIKLEKYSTVLSIEATVLADIARNHIIPCALNYQNRLIENVKGLKEIFGEKEFKTLAKEQMEMIKEISEHVSVIKVQVETLLAAIKKAKAVQDSQKMAEAFCNDVKPLFEAIRNASDELEMLVDDELWPMTKYRELLFTR from the coding sequence ATGTCAAATTTAAGATTTAAAGCATTAGAAACGCTGTCTTTTAAAGATTTCAGAAAAGACAACGAGATTGAAGTTCCTTCAAAATTATCGGAACTTTTCTGCCAAAATGTTTTCTCCGAGGAAACCATGAGGTCGTATTTAACCAAAGAAGCATTTACTTCCATACAAAACGCGATAAAAAAAGGAACCAAAATACAGCGCGACGTTGCAGACCAAATTGCAGTGGCGATGAAAGATTGGGCTTTAAGCAAAGGCGTAACCCACTATACACACTGGTTCCAACCATTAACAGGAACAACTGCGGAAAAACACGATTCTTTTTTTACTCCTTTTGAAAGTGATCGAGCGATTGAAAGATTTTCTGGCGGAATGCTAATTCAGCAAGAACCGGATGCGTCTTCTTTCCCGAATGGCGGAATTAGAAATACTTTTGAGGCAAGAGGTTACACAGCATGGGATCCAACTTCTCCTGCGTTTATTTTGGGAACGACACTTTGTATTCCTTCGATTTTTATTTCGTACACCGGTGAAACTTTGGATTATAAAGCACCTTTGTTAAGAGCGCTTCATGCAGTGGACGAAGCAGCGACCGATGTTTGTAGATCATACTTTGATAAAAACGTAACGAAAGTAACTCCCACTTTAGGTTGGGAACAGGAATATTTCTTGGTAGATTCTGCGCTGTATCAATCAAGACCGGATTTGGTGATTACTGGAAAAACTTTGCTTGGACATTCTCCGGCGAAAGGACAGCAATTAGATGACCACTATTTCGGTTCCATTCCGACAAGAGTGATGAACTTTATGAAGGAGTTGGAAATCAAATGTATGCAATTGGGTATTCCTGTAACGACTCGTCATAACGAAGTTGCTCCCAATCAGTTTGAGTTGGCTCCAATGTTTGAGGAAGTGAATGTTGCAGTAGACCACAATTCATTGTTGATGGATTTAATGGCGAGAGTGGCACACAAACATCATTTCCATATTCTTTTCCATGAAAAACCTTTTGCGGGAGTGAACGGAAGTGGAAAACACAATAACTGGAGTTTGGCAACCGATACAGGGGAAAATCTTTTAAGTCCGGGAAAAAATCCGAAGAAAAATTTACAGTTCCTTACCTACTTTGTGAACACCATTAAAGCGGTTCATGATTATGCAGATTTGTTAAGAGCAAGTATTGCTTCTGCAAGCAACGATCACCGATTAGGAGCAAATGAAGCACCGCCTGCAATTATTTCTGCTTTCATCGGTTCGCAACTTTTCGGAGTTTTAGAAGAGTTGGAAAAAGTAACCGACGGAAAACTTTCACCGGAAGAAAAAACAGAACTTAAATTAAATGTTGTTGGAAAAATCCCTGAAATTCTTTTAGATAATACCGATAGAAACAGAACTTCGCCTTTCGCATTTACCGGCAATAAATTTGAAATCAGAGCGGTTGGTTCTTCAGCAAACTGTGCAGAAGTAATGACCGTGATGAACACGATTGTTGCTAAACAGTTACAGGATTTCAAAAAAGAAGTTGACGCTTTAATTGAAGGTGGACTGAAAAAAGACGAAGCAATTTTCAATGTTTTAAGAGAGTACATCAAAGTTTCTAAAAACATTATGTTTGAAGGCGATGGTTACTCAGATGATTGGGCGAAAGAAGCGAAAAAGAGAGGTTTGAACAATTTAAAAACCACTCCAGAAGCTTTGAAAAAGGAACTTGATAAAAAATTCATCCAACTTTATGAGGAACTTGGAATCTATTCTCACCGTGAAATTGAAGCGAGAAATGAAATCAAGTTGGAGAAATATTCAACCGTACTTTCTATTGAAGCAACCGTTTTAGCGGATATTGCGCGAAATCACATTATTCCTTGTGCCTTAAATTATCAAAACCGTTTGATTGAAAACGTGAAAGGCTTGAAAGAAATTTTCGGTGAGAAAGAATTCAAAACTTTGGCGAAAGAACAGATGGAAATGATTAAGGAAATTTCCGAACATGTTTCTGTGATTAAAGTTCAGGTAGAAACCTTGCTTGCCGCGATTAAAAAAGCAAAAGCAGTTCAAGACTCACAAAAAATGGCGGAAGCTTTCTGTAATGATGTTAAACCACTTTTCGAGGCCATTAGAAACGCTTCGGACGAATTAGAAATGTTGGTGGATGACGAACTTTGGCCTATGACAAAATATAGAGAATTGCTCTTTACGAGATAA
- a CDS encoding M1 family metallopeptidase: MRKLLLTIVFSAISIFSFSQQNAYYQQSAKYKMDIDIDAQNFTYQGNQTLTYINNSPDELKVVYFHLYWNAFKPNSMMDQRVQSQGKNGDSRLQTNGVSRLASIPKEEEGAQNIHWIKQNGKDLKFEIQETIMKVELNTPIKPNSSTTFTMEWDAVIPQQIRRSGRNNREGIDMSMTQWYPKIAEYDYDGWATFDYIGREFHAPFADFEVNIKIDKDYIIGAGGTLENPLEVKGYDQNANIKSDAKNKATWKWTAKNILDFAFAADRDYTVESFTILDGPKIYYVYQKSEKTQLWEESKPYVTKFFQLMNATLGRYAYPSYAFIQGGDGGMEYGMCTLMLGEGRTLEGLVGLMVHEGGHSWNQQMLAYNESVRPWMDEGFTSYYDDLIMHQLFPPKEPVANPFVNSIKSYVNFTKTGKEEPAVWLADHHDGGNAYSIASYVKGEVFLVQLGYIVGEQNLSLIMKEFFNQWKMKHPTERDFLHIAQKTSGMDLKWFQHYWINTTKTIDYAIKNVKYEANSTTITLENKGSIPMPIDFSILTKDKKVVNYQIPMSMTHVWKSKDIYGDFNTLDYWKWTQKEYTFTIPYNKSQISALGIDFSQRLADVNPEDNFVEVK, from the coding sequence ATGAGGAAACTTCTTTTAACAATCGTATTTTCAGCAATTTCGATCTTTTCTTTTTCACAGCAGAACGCTTATTATCAGCAATCTGCAAAGTATAAAATGGACATCGATATCGATGCACAAAACTTTACATACCAAGGAAATCAGACTTTAACCTACATCAATAATTCTCCCGATGAATTGAAAGTCGTTTATTTTCATCTTTATTGGAATGCCTTTAAACCCAATTCCATGATGGATCAAAGAGTTCAAAGTCAAGGGAAAAACGGAGATTCAAGATTACAAACGAATGGCGTTTCAAGATTGGCTTCCATTCCCAAAGAGGAGGAAGGCGCACAAAATATTCATTGGATCAAACAAAACGGGAAAGATTTAAAATTTGAAATTCAGGAAACCATTATGAAAGTGGAACTGAATACACCGATAAAACCCAATTCTTCCACCACTTTTACTATGGAATGGGATGCAGTAATTCCACAACAAATCCGTCGTTCAGGAAGAAACAATCGTGAAGGAATCGACATGTCGATGACGCAATGGTATCCAAAAATCGCAGAATACGATTACGATGGTTGGGCAACTTTTGATTATATCGGAAGAGAATTTCACGCACCGTTTGCTGATTTCGAAGTCAATATTAAAATCGACAAAGATTATATTATTGGAGCAGGCGGAACATTGGAAAATCCTTTAGAAGTAAAAGGTTACGACCAAAATGCAAACATTAAATCCGACGCAAAAAACAAGGCGACGTGGAAATGGACTGCAAAAAATATTCTCGATTTTGCGTTTGCTGCTGATAGAGATTACACGGTGGAAAGTTTCACGATTTTAGACGGGCCAAAAATTTATTACGTCTATCAAAAATCTGAAAAAACACAACTTTGGGAAGAATCAAAACCTTATGTAACCAAATTTTTCCAACTGATGAACGCGACTTTGGGAAGATATGCTTATCCAAGTTATGCCTTTATTCAGGGCGGTGATGGCGGAATGGAATACGGAATGTGTACTTTGATGCTCGGTGAAGGTAGAACTTTGGAAGGATTGGTTGGTTTGATGGTTCATGAAGGAGGACATTCTTGGAACCAGCAAATGTTGGCTTATAACGAAAGTGTGCGACCATGGATGGATGAAGGCTTCACGAGTTATTATGATGATTTGATTATGCATCAACTTTTTCCGCCGAAAGAACCCGTTGCAAATCCTTTTGTAAACTCAATTAAATCTTACGTTAATTTCACGAAAACAGGAAAAGAAGAACCCGCAGTTTGGTTGGCTGATCATCATGATGGCGGAAACGCTTATTCCATAGCTTCTTACGTGAAAGGTGAAGTTTTCTTGGTACAGCTTGGTTATATTGTTGGTGAACAAAATTTGTCTTTAATTATGAAAGAATTTTTCAACCAATGGAAAATGAAACATCCGACGGAAAGAGATTTCCTGCACATCGCACAAAAAACTTCGGGAATGGATTTGAAATGGTTTCAGCATTATTGGATCAATACCACCAAAACGATTGATTACGCCATTAAAAATGTAAAATACGAAGCAAATTCCACGACAATTACTTTAGAAAACAAAGGCTCCATTCCCATGCCGATAGATTTTTCGATCTTGACGAAAGACAAAAAAGTGGTGAATTACCAAATTCCAATGAGCATGACACATGTTTGGAAAAGCAAAGATATCTACGGCGACTTCAACACTTTGGATTATTGGAAATGGACGCAAAAAGAATATACCTTTACCATTCCTTATAACAAATCGCAGATTTCTGCTTTGGGAATTGATTTTTCTCAAAGATTGGCAGACGTGAATCCGGAGGATAATTTTGTGGAAGTGAAGTGA
- a CDS encoding C40 family peptidase: protein MKKRVLFYFAAVIATFSLQSCVTNYVVSTPTTYVNEYKSNAKLASIDNKKLETAKAQLINSFTDEKAAAAKSLEASLKNEEIAKTIKFTKKIDEILTEAESYLGTPYRYGGMTRRGIDCSAFVLSVFGAVTGMNLPRVAAAQAQEGERVEKSELQKGDLIFFSHQGGSRISHVGIVESVTEEGEVKFIHAATSRGVMISSLRDSYWGPKYRFAKRILSQENFNNSFANNN, encoded by the coding sequence ATGAAGAAAAGAGTTCTGTTTTATTTTGCTGCTGTTATCGCTACTTTTTCGCTACAGTCTTGTGTAACCAATTATGTAGTTTCAACACCAACAACTTACGTTAACGAATACAAATCAAATGCCAAACTTGCATCGATTGACAATAAAAAATTAGAAACTGCAAAAGCACAATTAATTAACAGTTTCACTGATGAGAAGGCTGCCGCTGCAAAGAGCTTAGAAGCTTCTTTAAAAAACGAGGAAATCGCTAAAACCATCAAATTCACCAAAAAAATCGACGAAATTTTAACCGAAGCAGAATCTTACCTTGGAACTCCTTACCGATACGGAGGAATGACAAGAAGAGGAATCGATTGTTCAGCGTTTGTACTTTCAGTTTTCGGAGCAGTAACAGGAATGAATTTGCCAAGAGTTGCTGCAGCACAGGCTCAAGAAGGTGAAAGAGTTGAAAAGTCGGAACTTCAGAAAGGAGATTTAATTTTCTTTTCGCACCAAGGAGGAAGCAGAATTTCACATGTTGGAATCGTTGAAAGTGTAACCGAAGAAGGTGAAGTTAAGTTTATTCACGCCGCAACATCGAGAGGAGTGATGATATCTTCACTAAGAGATTCTTATTGGGGACCGAAATACAGATTTGCAAAAAGAATCCTTTCCCAAGAAAACTTTAACAACAGTTTCGCAAATAATAATTAA